In one window of Meiothermus sp. DNA:
- a CDS encoding IS5 family transposase (programmed frameshift) → MVLRRAYPSDLTDEEWAILEPLIPAPKAGGRPARVPRREIVNAILYVLENGIKWRAMPHDLPHWSTVYHYFRKWQKEGVWERAVQTLARQDREREGRQACPSALVIDSQSVKTTEKGGPGGHDGAKKVKGRKRQILTDTGGRLLKAFVHPANEHDKWGGQALLLGMDLSMWPRVRKVFVDWGYRGLKGLASSLGLELEVVARPYAGVRGVWVREGEEVPEIPREEGFKPLPQRWVVERTFAWLGRNRRLSKDYEENPRVSEAWVYLGMLRLLVKRLARAA, encoded by the exons GTGGTTCTTCGCAGAGCCTACCCCAGCGACCTGACGGATGAGGAATGGGCCATCCTGGAGCCCTTGATCCCTGCCCCTAAAGCTGGCGGCCGTCCTGCCAGGGTGCCGAGGAGGGAAATAGTTAACGCCATCCTTTACGTCCTGGAGAACGGCATCAAATGGCGGGCCATGCCCCATGATCTGCCCCACTGGTCCACCGTCTACCACTACTTCCGCAAGTGGCAGAAGGAGGGCGTATGGGAGAGAGCCGTCCAAACCCTGGCCCGCCAGGATCGGGAACGAGAAGGGAGACAGGCTTGCCCCAGCGCCTTGGTCATAGACAGTCAGTCTGTGAAGACCACGGAAAAAGGGGGCCCCG GGGGACATGACGGGGCGAAAAAGGTCAAGGGAAGAAAGCGGCAGATTTTGACGGACACGGGGGGCCGGTTGCTGAAGGCCTTCGTGCACCCCGCCAACGAGCATGACAAGTGGGGTGGGCAGGCCTTGCTCCTGGGGATGGACCTCTCCATGTGGCCCCGGGTGCGCAAGGTCTTTGTGGACTGGGGGTACCGGGGCCTCAAGGGGCTGGCTTCTTCCCTGGGGCTGGAGCTTGAGGTGGTGGCCCGTCCCTACGCGGGGGTGCGGGGGGTCTGGGTGCGGGAGGGGGAGGAGGTGCCGGAGATTCCGCGGGAGGAGGGGTTCAAACCTTTGCCTCAGCGGTGGGTGGTGGAGCGGACCTTTGCCTGGCTTGGGCGGAACCGGCGGCTGTCTAAGGACTACGAAGAGAACCCCCGGGTGAGCGAGGCCTGGGTGTATCTGGGCATGCTACGCTTGTTGGTGAAGCGGCTGGCCAGGGCCGCGTAG
- a CDS encoding class II aldolase/adducin family protein, with product MKASLYLAFQQIGADLFSAGLASATSGNYSVREGNGLWITRSGAQKAHLTPDDLMFLPLEPDPERDQGASVERVIHRAIYRQTDATAVVHAHPRHAIALSFHLESIQPIDLEGLYYFGQIPVAAPKTASGTQEAAEAVALALKEHPACVIRGHGAFVKSSLENPDKALLQAYSLMTSLEEACEVLFLEHLWRGNIARASSK from the coding sequence ATGAAAGCCAGCCTTTACCTCGCTTTCCAGCAGATTGGTGCCGATTTATTCTCGGCCGGACTGGCCTCGGCCACTTCGGGGAACTACTCGGTGCGGGAAGGCAATGGGCTCTGGATTACCCGCTCAGGCGCGCAGAAAGCCCATCTGACCCCCGACGACCTGATGTTTTTGCCCCTCGAGCCGGACCCTGAGCGAGACCAGGGCGCCTCGGTGGAGCGGGTGATACACCGGGCCATCTACCGGCAAACTGACGCAACAGCGGTGGTGCATGCCCACCCCCGCCATGCAATTGCGCTGTCGTTTCACCTCGAGTCCATCCAACCCATCGACCTCGAGGGCCTATACTACTTTGGCCAGATTCCGGTGGCCGCCCCCAAAACCGCCTCGGGAACCCAGGAAGCCGCCGAAGCTGTAGCCCTGGCGCTAAAAGAACACCCCGCTTGTGTGATTCGTGGGCATGGGGCCTTTGTCAAAAGCAGCCTGGAAAATCCCGATAAAGCTCTCCTGCAAGCCTACTCGCTCATGACCAGCCTCGAGGAAGCCTGCGAGGTGCTGTTTTTGGAACATTTGTGGCGAGGAAATATCGCCCGAGCTTCCTCGAAATAA
- the metX gene encoding homoserine O-acetyltransferase: MTDLLVQEAWGDHEALLIKPPKSRGRVPPPVPAQALVAGGFRLEYGGALPELLMRYETYGQLNLDRSNAVLVFHAWTGSAHLAGTYTKETLSSLPRLDQAFGPDGWWDELAGPGRMLDTEKYFVICANHIGSCYGSTGPLSLNPATGRPYGPDFPKLTVRDLARAQAKLLDFLGIEKVTLLGGSLGGMVALEFALLYPHRVNQLVVLAAPPLHSPWARAFNRLSREAVLIDPGYQGGRYTEQPLGLQLGRALAMLSFRSPDSFRLRWQHHPERGESYVLYQGEKFARRFDANAYLVLSEVMDTHDVGRGRGGVEAALKQLRSIPSLFVGINSDVLYTAQEVREMAALSGAIYREIHSPHGHDAFLIETDQVERILGDFL; this comes from the coding sequence ATGACCGACTTGCTGGTACAAGAGGCCTGGGGCGACCACGAGGCCTTGTTGATCAAGCCACCCAAGAGTCGGGGCCGGGTGCCCCCACCGGTGCCGGCTCAGGCCCTGGTTGCGGGTGGTTTTCGCCTCGAGTACGGCGGAGCCCTGCCGGAGTTGCTCATGCGCTACGAGACCTACGGACAACTCAACCTCGACCGCAGCAACGCGGTGCTGGTGTTTCATGCCTGGACGGGCTCGGCGCACCTGGCCGGCACCTACACCAAGGAGACCCTCAGCAGTCTGCCCAGGCTCGACCAGGCTTTTGGGCCCGATGGTTGGTGGGACGAGCTGGCGGGGCCAGGTCGAATGCTCGATACCGAGAAGTATTTTGTGATTTGCGCCAACCATATTGGTAGTTGTTACGGCTCTACCGGCCCGCTTTCGCTTAATCCAGCCACAGGTCGCCCTTATGGCCCCGATTTTCCTAAACTCACTGTGCGTGACCTGGCCCGCGCCCAGGCCAAACTTCTGGACTTCCTGGGCATCGAAAAGGTCACCCTGCTGGGGGGTAGCTTGGGCGGTATGGTGGCCCTCGAGTTTGCCCTTCTTTATCCACACCGGGTCAATCAACTGGTGGTTCTGGCGGCCCCTCCCTTGCATAGCCCCTGGGCCCGCGCCTTCAATCGGCTCTCGAGGGAGGCGGTGCTGATCGACCCCGGTTACCAGGGGGGCCGCTACACCGAGCAGCCACTGGGTTTGCAGCTCGGTAGGGCCCTGGCCATGCTTTCCTTCCGTTCACCCGACTCCTTCCGGCTGCGCTGGCAGCATCACCCCGAGCGTGGCGAAAGCTACGTGCTGTACCAGGGGGAGAAGTTCGCCCGGCGGTTCGATGCGAATGCCTATCTGGTGCTTTCCGAGGTTATGGACACCCACGATGTGGGCCGGGGGCGGGGTGGGGTCGAGGCGGCTTTGAAGCAGCTTCGGAGTATCCCAAGCTTGTTTGTGGGCATCAACTCCGACGTCCTTTACACTGCCCAGGAGGTTCGGGAGATGGCTGCTTTGAGCGGAGCTATCTACCGCGAGATTCACAGCCCACATGGTCATGACGCCTTTCTAATTGAAACGGATCAGGTTGAGCGTATTCTGGGCGATTTCCTGTAA
- a CDS encoding DNA-directed RNA polymerase subunit beta, giving the protein MKIERFGKITEVIPLPPLTEIQVDSFTKALQAHVPASKREAIGLQAAFKETFPIEEGEKGRGLVLDFLEYRLGDPPFSQDECREKDLTYQAPLYAKLLLVHKDTGLLKEDEVFLGDLPLMTEDGSFIVNGADRVIVSQIHRSPGVYFTADQTRPGKYVASVIPLPKRGPWIDLEFEQSGVVVMKVNKKKFPLALLLKVLGFTAETLSKELSAYPDLLPGLLEAQYRGNKALEMGVDEALLKLFTELRPGDPPKRDKAITYLHSLLSDPRRYDLGEAGKYKAQQKLGIKLSGRMLIKFENGEFKDEGLLPVLKYLFALQSGEPGYEADDIDHLGNRRIRTVGELLADQFRVGLSRLARGVRERMLLGTPESATPAKLVNNRPLVAAIREFFGRSQLSQFKDQTNPLSELRHKRRISALGPGGLTRERAGFDVRDVHRTHYGRICPIETPEGANIGLISSLASFGRINDLGFILTPYRKVENGRVTDKVDFMTATEEDRFAIAQANTPLKPDGHFDTQQVVVRKKGEPIVMRPEEVEYMDVSPKQIFSVNTNLIPFLEHDDANRALMGSNMQAQAVPLLRAQSPVVMTGVEERVVRDSLTSLYSHVDGVVEYVDGSKIHIRGEDKGLYEFNLRRFTRSNQGTALDQRPRVSKGQKVKKGDLLADGPASDEGRLALGQNVLLAIMPFDGYNYEDAIVISEDLLRRDFYTSVHIERYEIEARDTKLGPERVTRDIPNLSEAALRDLDEDGVVRIGAEVKAGDILVGRTSFKGETEPTPEERLLRSIFGEKARDVKDTSLRVPPGEGGIVVRTLRLRRGDPGVELKPGVREVVRVYVAQKRKLQVGDKLANRHGNKGVVSKILPPEDMPHMPDGTPVDIVLNPLGVPSRMNLGQILETHLGLAGYELGLKFITPVFDGIAESEIKEMLGKAFDKKWEARTKAGFGLDNREREVLARAAKLGLVDGTKDPAEQLREVAQQGKSVLYDGRTGEPIESPIVVGVMYIMKLYHMVEDKMHARSTGPYSLITQQPLGGKAQFGGQRFGEMEVWALEAYGAAHTLQEILTIKSDDIEGRNAAYEAVVKGEDVPEASVPESFRVLVKELQSLGLDVETYDENARNLDIFEGLASRR; this is encoded by the coding sequence ATGAAGATAGAGCGGTTCGGCAAGATTACAGAAGTTATTCCCCTCCCACCCCTCACCGAAATCCAGGTTGATTCCTTCACCAAAGCCTTACAGGCCCATGTTCCCGCCTCCAAGCGGGAAGCCATTGGCCTACAAGCCGCCTTCAAGGAGACCTTCCCCATCGAAGAAGGGGAGAAGGGGCGGGGGCTGGTGCTGGATTTCCTCGAGTACCGACTGGGCGACCCGCCTTTCAGTCAGGATGAGTGCCGGGAGAAAGACCTGACCTATCAGGCCCCGCTGTACGCCAAGTTGCTGCTGGTGCACAAGGACACCGGCTTGCTTAAAGAAGACGAGGTCTTCCTGGGCGACCTTCCCCTTATGACCGAAGATGGCTCGTTTATCGTCAATGGGGCTGATCGGGTGATCGTTTCGCAGATTCACCGCTCGCCAGGGGTATACTTCACCGCCGACCAGACCCGCCCTGGTAAATATGTGGCCTCGGTCATTCCCTTGCCCAAGCGGGGCCCCTGGATCGACCTCGAGTTCGAGCAGTCTGGCGTGGTGGTGATGAAGGTCAACAAGAAGAAGTTCCCGCTGGCGCTTCTTCTAAAGGTTTTGGGCTTCACCGCCGAAACCCTCAGCAAGGAACTCTCGGCCTACCCCGACCTGCTTCCGGGTCTATTGGAAGCCCAGTACCGAGGCAACAAAGCCCTCGAGATGGGCGTGGACGAAGCGCTGCTCAAACTCTTCACCGAGTTGCGCCCCGGCGACCCGCCCAAGCGCGACAAGGCCATCACCTACCTGCACTCGCTGCTCTCTGACCCGCGCCGCTACGACCTGGGGGAGGCAGGCAAGTACAAAGCCCAGCAAAAACTGGGCATCAAGCTCTCGGGCCGCATGCTCATCAAATTTGAGAACGGCGAGTTCAAGGACGAAGGCCTGCTGCCGGTGCTCAAATACCTCTTTGCCCTGCAAAGCGGTGAACCCGGCTACGAAGCCGACGATATTGACCACCTGGGCAACCGTCGCATTCGCACTGTGGGCGAGCTTTTGGCCGACCAGTTCCGGGTAGGTCTTTCGCGCCTGGCCCGCGGCGTGCGCGAGCGCATGCTCCTTGGTACACCCGAAAGCGCCACCCCGGCTAAGCTGGTCAATAACCGCCCCCTGGTAGCCGCCATTCGCGAGTTCTTTGGGCGCAGCCAGTTGAGTCAGTTCAAAGACCAGACCAACCCCCTCTCGGAATTGCGCCACAAGCGGCGTATTTCAGCGCTGGGCCCAGGCGGTCTGACCCGGGAACGGGCGGGTTTCGATGTGCGCGACGTGCACCGCACCCACTATGGGCGCATCTGCCCCATCGAGACGCCCGAGGGCGCCAACATCGGCCTGATCTCCTCGCTGGCTTCGTTTGGTCGTATCAACGATCTGGGCTTCATCCTGACCCCCTACCGCAAGGTGGAAAACGGCAGGGTGACCGATAAGGTCGATTTCATGACCGCCACCGAGGAAGACCGCTTTGCCATTGCCCAGGCCAATACCCCCCTCAAACCCGATGGGCATTTCGATACCCAGCAGGTGGTGGTGCGCAAGAAGGGCGAGCCCATCGTGATGCGTCCTGAAGAAGTCGAATACATGGACGTTTCGCCCAAGCAGATTTTCTCGGTCAACACCAACCTGATTCCCTTCCTCGAGCACGACGATGCCAACCGCGCCCTGATGGGCTCCAACATGCAAGCCCAGGCGGTGCCCCTGCTGCGAGCTCAAAGCCCGGTGGTTATGACCGGCGTGGAAGAGCGGGTGGTGCGTGACTCCCTCACCTCGCTTTACTCCCATGTGGATGGCGTGGTGGAGTATGTGGATGGTTCCAAGATTCACATCCGAGGTGAGGATAAGGGACTGTACGAGTTCAACCTGCGCCGCTTCACCCGCTCCAACCAGGGCACCGCTCTTGATCAACGTCCCCGGGTCTCCAAGGGTCAGAAGGTCAAAAAAGGCGACCTCCTCGCCGACGGTCCCGCCTCCGACGAAGGCCGCCTGGCCCTCGGGCAAAATGTACTCCTGGCCATCATGCCCTTCGATGGCTACAACTACGAGGACGCCATTGTTATTTCCGAAGACCTTCTGCGCCGCGACTTCTACACCTCGGTGCACATCGAACGCTACGAGATCGAGGCCCGCGACACCAAGCTAGGCCCCGAGCGTGTTACCCGGGACATTCCCAACCTTTCCGAAGCTGCTTTGCGCGACCTCGACGAAGACGGGGTGGTGCGAATTGGCGCTGAGGTCAAGGCGGGTGATATTCTGGTGGGCCGTACGAGCTTCAAGGGTGAGACAGAGCCCACCCCCGAAGAGCGTCTTTTGCGCAGTATCTTCGGTGAAAAGGCCCGCGATGTGAAGGATACCTCCCTGCGGGTGCCTCCCGGCGAGGGGGGCATTGTGGTGCGCACCCTGCGCTTACGTCGGGGCGACCCTGGGGTGGAGCTCAAGCCCGGTGTGCGAGAGGTAGTACGGGTGTATGTGGCCCAGAAGCGTAAGCTGCAAGTGGGCGACAAGCTGGCCAACCGCCACGGCAACAAGGGCGTAGTTTCCAAGATTCTACCCCCCGAAGACATGCCGCACATGCCCGATGGTACCCCGGTAGACATCGTGCTCAACCCACTGGGCGTTCCCAGCCGCATGAACCTGGGGCAGATTCTGGAAACGCACCTGGGATTGGCCGGCTATGAGCTTGGCCTCAAGTTTATTACTCCGGTGTTTGACGGCATCGCCGAAAGTGAAATTAAGGAGATGCTGGGCAAGGCCTTCGACAAGAAGTGGGAGGCCCGTACCAAAGCCGGTTTTGGCCTTGACAACCGCGAGCGGGAAGTGCTGGCCAGAGCCGCCAAGCTGGGCCTTGTGGACGGTACGAAAGACCCCGCCGAACAGTTACGCGAAGTGGCTCAACAGGGCAAGAGCGTGCTGTATGACGGACGTACCGGTGAGCCCATCGAAAGCCCCATTGTGGTGGGAGTGATGTACATCATGAAGCTTTACCACATGGTCGAGGACAAAATGCACGCCCGCTCGACGGGCCCTTACTCTCTCATTACCCAGCAGCCCCTGGGCGGCAAGGCGCAGTTCGGGGGTCAGCGCTTTGGGGAGATGGAGGTGTGGGCGCTGGAGGCCTACGGTGCGGCGCACACGCTGCAAGAAATCCTCACCATCAAGTCCGACGATATTGAGGGTCGAAACGCGGCATATGAGGCCGTGGTCAAAGGTGAAGATGTGCCCGAGGCCAGCGTACCGGAAAGCTTCAGGGTGCTGGTGAAGGAATTGCAGTCGCTGGGCCTGGATGTCGAGACCTACGACGAGAATGCCAGGAATCTAGACATCTTTGAAGGGTTGGCTAGCCGCCGATGA
- a CDS encoding DNA-directed RNA polymerase subunit beta' gives MKREVRKVRIGLASPDKIRSWSYGEVEKPETINYRTLKPERDGLFDERIFGPQKDYECACGKYKRQRFEGKVCERCGVEVTKSIVRRYRMGHVELATPVAHIWYVKDVPSKIGTLLDLSAQELEQVLYFAKYITIDPKGAMLGGVPVQKRQLLTDDEYRELRFGKQETYTIPAGVETFVKDGEEVKKGQELAPGVVSKMDGLVLFRFPRRIRVEYADKEQARLTLPKAAWIEQDKYKPGEPLAELEASYQITSEDSGVVDVEEVGDGALVKILDPDTSTVSAIYLIPAGMHLKVGQGELVGNGDVLAQGKGQLKMPKGLKVEKLEAETAKKEVHLSFTLERPRVADYPLQPHMHVLAAEGASVRKGDKLVGAIEPEEEVHAEADGVVHLHEPASIVVMKAKLYPFEDDVDVTNGDRVSPGDALADGGKVTSEIYGRVEVDFIRMAVRVIESYDIDAKMGAQAIQELLKDIDLSVLEAELVEEMKHPSRARRAKARKRLEVVRAFRDSGNRPEWMVLEAVPVLPPDLRPMVQVDGGRFATSDLNDLYRRLINRNNRLRKLLSQGAPEMIIRNEKRMLQEAVDALLDNGRRGTPVTNPGSDRALRSLTDILSGKQGRFRQNLLGKRVDYSGRSVIVVGPQLKLHQCGLPKRMALELFKPFLLKKMEEKGIANNVKSARKMLERSRDIKDEVWDALEEVIHGKVVLLNRAPTLHRLGIQAFQPVLVEGQSIQLHPLVCEAFNADFDGDQMAVHVPLSSYAQAEARIQMLSAHNILSPASGEPVAKPARDIILGLYYITQLRREKKGQGLEFKAIEEALQAYEEGKVALNAKIKVAGKETSVGRLKYVFSSVDEALLAVQSGVVDHQDVVTVRLGNRLLETSPGRMLFLRIVSEAVEDAAAAEELVNLEVAQEKNSLKDLVYKSFLVLGVEKTAKLLDALKYYGFVLSTTSGITIGIDDAVIPAEKKQFLQEADAKLAQIEQAFELGLMTEEERFQQILQLWSQTTEKVTNAVFKNFEENYPFNPLYVMSQSGARGNPQQIRQISGMRGLMAKPSGETYPVPVKASFREGLTVLEYFISTHGARKGGADTALRTADSGYLTRKLHDVAHEVIVREADCGTPDYISVPLLQFDEAFRNKRLRKKSDIESGLYGRTVAREFEIKGKVFAEGHQLSLEDVNLIVKAAEERLIEEVPVRSPLTCRTRYGVCQHCYGWDLSAAKLVSIGESVGVVAAESIGEPGTQLTMRTFHTGGVATGTDITQGLPRVIELFEARRPKVKAVIAEIDGTIHIEEHEDKTSIFVSSEGFSKEYKVPKEARITVKEGETVEAGQPLTRGAIDPHQLLEAKGPEAVERYLTDEIQRVYRAQGVKLHDKHIETIVRQMLKYVEITDPGDSRYLEGQVIEKWDVESANEALMAEGKAPASWKPMLMGVTKSALSTKSWLSAASFQHTTHVLTEAAIAGKLDELIGLKENVILGKLIPAGTGSDFVRDTQVVDQKTLRRLEEARREAEQVPVGSRRPGVRPEQPAREA, from the coding sequence ATTAAACGAGAAGTTCGCAAAGTAAGAATCGGACTGGCCTCCCCCGATAAGATTCGGAGCTGGAGCTATGGCGAGGTTGAGAAACCCGAGACCATCAACTACCGCACCCTGAAACCCGAACGCGATGGGCTTTTTGACGAGCGCATTTTCGGGCCGCAGAAAGACTACGAGTGCGCTTGCGGCAAGTACAAGCGCCAGCGCTTTGAGGGCAAGGTGTGCGAGCGCTGCGGGGTGGAGGTCACCAAGAGCATTGTGCGGCGTTACCGTATGGGGCACGTGGAGCTGGCGACCCCGGTGGCGCACATCTGGTATGTAAAAGATGTGCCCTCCAAGATTGGCACCCTCCTAGACCTTTCGGCTCAGGAACTCGAGCAAGTCTTGTACTTTGCCAAGTACATTACCATTGACCCCAAAGGGGCCATGCTGGGCGGTGTGCCGGTGCAGAAGCGCCAGCTCCTCACCGACGACGAGTACCGGGAACTGCGCTTTGGTAAGCAAGAGACCTACACCATTCCGGCCGGGGTGGAGACCTTTGTTAAAGACGGTGAAGAGGTCAAAAAGGGCCAGGAGCTGGCACCGGGGGTAGTGAGCAAGATGGATGGGCTGGTGCTTTTCCGCTTCCCCCGTCGCATCCGGGTGGAGTACGCCGACAAGGAACAGGCCCGCCTGACCCTCCCCAAAGCTGCCTGGATCGAGCAGGACAAGTACAAGCCGGGCGAACCCCTGGCCGAGCTCGAGGCCTCCTACCAGATCACCTCTGAGGACTCCGGTGTGGTGGATGTGGAAGAGGTGGGCGATGGGGCCCTGGTCAAAATCCTGGACCCCGACACCAGTACGGTTAGCGCTATTTATCTGATTCCCGCGGGAATGCACCTCAAGGTGGGTCAGGGTGAGCTGGTGGGCAATGGCGACGTGCTGGCCCAGGGCAAGGGCCAGCTCAAGATGCCCAAGGGCCTCAAAGTGGAAAAGCTCGAGGCCGAAACTGCCAAGAAGGAAGTACACCTGAGCTTTACCCTCGAGCGCCCCCGTGTGGCCGACTATCCCCTCCAGCCCCACATGCACGTGCTGGCGGCCGAGGGTGCGAGCGTGCGCAAAGGTGACAAGCTGGTGGGCGCCATCGAGCCTGAAGAAGAGGTTCACGCCGAGGCCGATGGGGTGGTGCACCTGCACGAGCCGGCCTCCATTGTGGTGATGAAGGCCAAGCTTTACCCCTTCGAGGACGATGTGGACGTGACCAACGGCGACCGGGTCTCGCCCGGCGATGCCCTGGCCGACGGCGGCAAGGTGACCTCGGAAATTTATGGCCGGGTGGAGGTGGACTTCATTCGCATGGCCGTGCGGGTCATCGAGTCCTACGACATCGATGCCAAAATGGGGGCCCAGGCTATTCAGGAACTGCTCAAGGACATTGACTTGAGCGTGCTCGAGGCCGAACTGGTAGAAGAGATGAAGCACCCCAGCCGCGCCCGTCGGGCCAAAGCCCGCAAGCGGCTCGAGGTGGTGCGGGCCTTCCGCGACTCCGGCAACCGCCCCGAGTGGATGGTGCTGGAGGCGGTGCCGGTGCTGCCCCCCGACCTGCGCCCCATGGTGCAGGTGGACGGAGGGCGCTTCGCGACCAGCGACCTCAACGACCTCTACCGTCGCCTGATCAACCGCAACAACCGTCTGCGCAAGCTGCTGTCGCAAGGCGCGCCCGAGATGATCATCCGCAACGAGAAGCGCATGCTGCAAGAAGCCGTGGATGCCTTGTTGGACAACGGGCGGCGCGGCACCCCGGTCACCAACCCCGGCTCCGACCGGGCCCTGCGCTCGCTCACCGATATCCTCTCGGGCAAGCAAGGCCGCTTCCGCCAGAACCTGCTGGGCAAGCGGGTGGACTACTCGGGCCGCTCGGTGATTGTGGTGGGGCCGCAGCTCAAGCTGCACCAGTGCGGTCTGCCCAAGCGCATGGCCCTGGAGCTCTTCAAGCCCTTTTTGCTCAAGAAAATGGAGGAGAAGGGCATCGCTAACAACGTCAAGAGCGCCCGCAAGATGCTGGAGCGCTCCCGCGACATCAAGGACGAGGTGTGGGACGCCCTGGAAGAGGTTATTCACGGCAAGGTGGTGCTCCTGAACCGGGCGCCCACCCTACACCGGTTGGGCATTCAGGCCTTCCAGCCGGTGCTGGTCGAGGGTCAGTCCATCCAGCTTCACCCCTTGGTTTGCGAGGCTTTCAACGCCGACTTCGACGGCGACCAAATGGCCGTGCACGTGCCACTCTCGAGCTATGCCCAGGCCGAGGCCCGCATCCAGATGCTCTCGGCCCACAACATCCTCTCGCCGGCCTCGGGTGAACCCGTAGCCAAGCCGGCCCGCGATATCATCCTGGGCCTGTACTACATCACCCAGCTCCGTCGCGAGAAGAAGGGCCAGGGCCTGGAGTTCAAGGCCATCGAAGAGGCCTTGCAAGCCTACGAGGAAGGCAAGGTGGCCTTGAACGCCAAAATCAAGGTGGCGGGCAAAGAAACCAGCGTGGGTCGCCTTAAGTACGTCTTTAGCAGCGTGGACGAAGCCCTCCTGGCCGTGCAGAGCGGGGTCGTGGATCACCAGGATGTGGTCACGGTGCGCCTGGGTAATAGACTGCTGGAAACCTCACCGGGACGCATGCTTTTCTTGCGCATTGTCAGTGAGGCCGTTGAGGACGCAGCGGCTGCGGAGGAGCTGGTGAACCTCGAGGTTGCCCAGGAAAAGAACTCGCTCAAAGACCTGGTTTACAAGAGCTTCCTGGTGCTCGGGGTGGAAAAGACCGCCAAGCTTCTGGACGCGCTCAAGTACTACGGCTTCGTGCTCTCGACCACATCGGGCATCACCATTGGCATCGACGATGCGGTGATTCCGGCTGAGAAAAAGCAGTTCTTGCAGGAAGCCGATGCCAAGCTGGCCCAAATTGAACAGGCTTTCGAGCTGGGCTTGATGACCGAGGAAGAGCGCTTCCAGCAGATTCTGCAGCTCTGGAGCCAGACCACCGAGAAAGTCACCAACGCGGTCTTCAAGAACTTCGAGGAAAACTACCCCTTCAACCCGCTCTACGTCATGAGCCAGTCGGGGGCCCGCGGCAACCCCCAGCAGATTCGCCAGATTTCCGGCATGCGGGGCCTGATGGCCAAGCCTTCGGGCGAGACCTACCCGGTGCCGGTTAAGGCGTCCTTCCGAGAGGGTCTCACGGTGCTGGAGTACTTCATCTCGACCCACGGGGCCCGCAAGGGCGGTGCCGACACCGCGCTGCGTACCGCCGACTCGGGCTACCTGACCCGCAAGCTGCACGACGTGGCCCACGAGGTGATTGTGCGGGAAGCCGACTGCGGCACGCCCGACTACATCTCGGTGCCGCTTTTGCAGTTCGACGAGGCCTTCCGCAACAAGCGGCTGCGTAAAAAGAGCGATATCGAGTCGGGGCTATATGGCCGCACAGTGGCCCGCGAGTTTGAAATCAAGGGCAAGGTGTTTGCCGAAGGGCACCAGCTGAGCCTCGAGGATGTAAACCTCATCGTTAAGGCCGCAGAGGAGCGCCTAATTGAAGAAGTGCCGGTTCGTTCGCCCCTGACCTGCCGCACCCGCTACGGGGTCTGCCAGCACTGCTATGGCTGGGATCTGTCGGCGGCTAAGCTGGTCTCCATCGGCGAAAGCGTGGGGGTGGTGGCTGCTGAGTCCATCGGGGAGCCCGGTACCCAGCTCACCATGCGTACCTTCCACACCGGCGGGGTGGCTACCGGCACCGACATTACCCAGGGCTTGCCGCGCGTAATCGAGCTCTTTGAGGCCCGGCGCCCCAAGGTCAAGGCGGTGATTGCCGAGATCGACGGCACCATTCACATCGAAGAGCACGAGGACAAAACCAGCATCTTTGTCAGCAGCGAGGGCTTTTCCAAGGAGTACAAAGTACCCAAGGAAGCCCGTATTACCGTCAAGGAAGGCGAAACGGTGGAGGCCGGACAGCCCTTGACCCGTGGGGCCATTGACCCCCACCAGCTGCTAGAAGCCAAAGGCCCTGAGGCGGTAGAGCGCTACCTGACCGACGAAATCCAGCGCGTATACCGGGCCCAGGGGGTGAAGCTGCACGATAAGCACATCGAGACCATCGTGCGACAGATGCTCAAGTATGTAGAGATCACCGATCCCGGCGATAGCCGCTACCTCGAGGGCCAGGTGATCGAGAAGTGGGATGTGGAATCGGCCAACGAGGCATTGATGGCCGAGGGTAAAGCCCCCGCGAGCTGGAAGCCCATGCTGATGGGCGTGACCAAGAGCGCCCTCTCGACCAAGAGCTGGCTCTCAGCGGCCAGCTTCCAGCACACCACCCACGTGCTGACCGAAGCGGCTATTGCCGGAAAACTCGATGAATTGATCGGCCTCAAGGAAAACGTGATTCTGGGCAAGCTGATTCCCGCCGGTACCGGCTCCGACTTTGTGCGCGATACTCAGGTGGTTGACCAGAAGACCCTCAGGCGCCTCGAGGAGGCCCGCCGCGAGGCCGAGCAAGTGCCGGTTGGGTCGCGGCGTCCGGGTGTGCGTCCCGAACAACCCGCTCGCGAGGCCTAG